Proteins encoded in a region of the Quercus lobata isolate SW786 chromosome 8, ValleyOak3.0 Primary Assembly, whole genome shotgun sequence genome:
- the LOC115958118 gene encoding uncharacterized protein LOC115958118, which produces MESLVRCDDDQPAPTAAKEPEFNVQTDMRKPELKKGMKFPNSKVFREALREYAINKPVDIKFKLNEKKKISVYCINECGWRCYSSQLPGELTFQIKTFNPKCTCLRSFKHSQVTSSYVSKKFMQEFDKNPNWKVAGVQHHVKQALEIDISYSHVYRAKRKATDLITGDEQLQYGKLRDYTEMIRLNDKGSRVILQTEMEDENAQPKFKRIYIRYNAQKLGFLGGCRPIIGLDGCHLKGRFGGQILSAIARDANDNIFPVSFAVVKQENKDSWVWFLQQFSDDIGNPEQLNLVFISDRQKGLIPAIEMMFPTYEHRYCVKHIYNNFKVDHKGLELKDALWRCVGATTIKEFDRRMQEMKDLDVKVWEYLADINPAQ; this is translated from the exons ATGGAAAGTCTAGTAAGGTGTGATGATGATCAGCCAGCACCAACTGCTGCAAAAGAACCTGAGTTTAATGTCCAAACTGATATGAGAAAACCAGAGTTAAAGAAAGGAATGAAGTTTCCAAACTCTAAGGTATTTAGGGAGGCATTGAGGGAATATGCTATAAATAAGCCAGTAGATATCAAGTTCAAGctgaatgagaagaagaagatatcaGTTTATTGCATAAATGAATGTGGATGGAGATGTTATTCATCTCAACTACCTGGGGAGTTGACATtccaaataaaaacattcaatcCGAAGTGCACCTGTCTTAGATCCTTCAAACACAGTCAAGTGACTTCAAGTTATGTTTCAAAGAAGTTTATGCAGGAGTTTGACAAAAACCCCAATTGGAAAGTGGCTGGTGTTCAACATCATGTGAAGCAAGCACTTGAAATTGACATAAGTTACAGTCATGTGTATAGGGCAAAAAGGAAAGCTACTGACTTGATTACTGGGGATGAACAGCTGCAATATGGGAAGCTTAGGGATTATACAGAGATGATAAGATTGAATGATAAAGGAAGTAGGGTTATTTTGCAAACTGAAATGGAAGATGAAAATGCACAGCCCAAATTTAAGAGAATATATATCAGGTATAATGCACAAAAACTTGGGTTTTTGGGAGGTTGTAGACCAATCATTGGTTTAGATGGGTGCCACCTGAAAGGGAGATTTGGGGGGCAAATACTTTCTGCCATAGCTAGAGATGcaaatgataatattttcccAGTTTCATTTGCTGTTGTTAAGCAAGAGAACAAAGATTCATGGGTATGGTTTCTGCAGCAGTTTTCAGATGACATTGGGAACCCAGAGCAACTTAATCTGGTCTTCATCAGTGATAGACAAAAG GGCCTTATACCTGCAATTGAGATGATGTTCCCAACTTATGAGCATAGGTATTGTGTGAAGCATATCTATAATAATTTCAAAGTGGATCATAAGGGCTTGGAGTTGAAGGATGCACTGTGGAGATGTGTTGGAGCCACAACAATCAAAGAGTTTGACAGAAGAATGCAAGAAATGAAGGATTTGGATGTCAAGGTATGGGAGTATCTTGCTGACATCAACCCTGCACAATAG